The following coding sequences are from one Musa acuminata AAA Group cultivar baxijiao chromosome BXJ2-4, Cavendish_Baxijiao_AAA, whole genome shotgun sequence window:
- the LOC103982223 gene encoding uncharacterized protein LOC103982223 isoform X2: protein MDAARNWFHKLQPRGEKLKPGTAKKEAGSAKDMQKPPVDEAPSNITKQKVAAAKQYIENHYKAQMKSLQDRKERRWILERKLAAAEVSEEEQHNLLKNLEKKETEYMRLQRHKMGVDDFELLTIIGRGAFGEVRLCKEKTTGHVYAMKKLKKSEMLRRGQVEHVKAERNLLAEDTLTEDVARFYVAETVLAIESIHKHNYIHRDIKPDNLLLDRNGHMKLSDFGLCKPLDSSSFPNLNEPDYSTGRNVKHVLDDKRSNVSPAPRRTQQEQLQHWQKNRRMLAYSTVGTPDYIAPEVLLKRGYGMECDWWSLGAIMYEMLVGYPPFYSEDPMSTCRKIVNWRNHLKFPEEAKLSPEAKDLISRLLCNVEHRLGTKGAHEIKAHPWFKGIHWERLYQMEAAFKPEVNDELDTQNFEKFEETSGSVQTSSKSGPWRKMLPSKDVNFVGYTYKNFEIVNDDGVSGIAELKKKSNKPKRPTIKSLFDMDTSATPNQPVQGSFLKLLPTQMEVPESLESSSQSSSSSLDQPQSRNR, encoded by the exons ATGGATGCCGCTAGAAACTGGTTTCATAAATTGCAACCTAGAGGGGAGAAACTCAAGCCTGGAACGGCGAAGAAGGAAGCAGGAAGTGCCAAGGATATGCAGAAGCCTCCGGTTGATGAGGCACCTTCGAACATCACGAAGCAGAAGGTAGCTGCCGCAAAGCAATATATCGAGAACCATTACAAGGCCCAGATGAAGTCCTTGCAAGATCGAAAGGAGAG GCGCTGGATCCTGGAGAGGAAGCTTGCTGCTGCAGAAGTTTCTGAAGAAGAGCAGCACAATTTGCTGAAGAATTTAGAGAAAAAAGAAACAGAATATATGCGTCTTCAAAGGCATAAAATGGGAGTGGATGATTTCGAACTTCTGACCATTATTGGCAGAGGGGCATTTGGAGAG GTCAGACTTTGTAAAGAGAAAACAACTGGGCATGTATATGCAATGAAAAAACTTAAAAAGTCTGAAATGCTTCGTAGGGGTCAG GTGGAGCATGTGAAAGCTGAAAGAAACTTGCTTGCAGAG GATACATTGACAGAGGACGTGGCCAGATTTTATGTTGCAGAAACAGTATTAGCTATTGAATCCATTCATAAACATAATTACATTCACAG ggacatcaaaccagacaaCTTATTGTTAGATCGAAATGGTCACATGAAGCTATCAGATTTTGGGTTGTGCAAACCTCTGGATAGTAGTAGTTTTCCCAATCTTAATGAGCCTGATTATTCAACAGGAAGAAATGTGAAGCATGTTCTGGATGATAAGCGATCTAATGTCTCTCCTGCTCCTAGGCGTACTCAACAGGAACAATTGCAACACTGGCAAAAGAACAGAAGGATGTTG GCTTACTCAACTGTTGGCACACCTGATTACATTGCTCCAGAAGTTCTGCTTAAGAGAGGATATGGAATGGAGTGTGACTG GTGGTCTCTTGGAGCAATTATGTACGAGATGCTTGTGGGTTACCCACCATTTTATTCTGAAGATCCAATGTCAACATGTAGAAAG ATTGTAAATTGGAGAAACCACTTAAAGTTTCCTGAAGAGGCTAAGCTCTCACCTGAAGCTAAAGATCTTATCAGCAGgcttctgtgcaatgtagaacataGACTTGGGACAAAGGGTGCTCATGAAATAAAG GCACATCCATGGTTTAAAGGCATTCATTGGGAGAGACTATACCAGATGGAAGCTGCTTTCAAACCAGAGGTTAATGATGAGTTGGACACTCAAAATTTTGAGAAGTTTGAGGAG ACTTCAGGTTCAGTTCAAACTTCTTCAAAATCTGGCCCGTGGAGAAAG ATGCTTCCATCTAAGGATGTCAACTTTGTGGGTTATAcgtacaaaaattttgaaattgtaAATGACGATGGAGTTTCGGGGATTG CTGAGCTAAAGAAAAAGAGTAATAAGCCAAAGAGGCCAACGATCAAATCATTATTTG ACATGGATACAAGTGCTACTCCAAATCAGCCCGTCCAAGGAAGTTTTCTCAAACTGTTACCTACACAGATGGAGGTACCTGAAAGCCTCGAGTCATCCTCTCAGTCCAGCAGTTCTTCTCTGGATCAACCCCAATCTCGAAATAGATAG
- the LOC103982223 gene encoding uncharacterized protein LOC103982223 isoform X1, with product MDAARNWFHKLQPRGEKLKPGTAKKEAGSAKDMQKPPVDEAPSNITKQKVAAAKQYIENHYKAQMKSLQDRKERRWILERKLAAAEVSEEEQHNLLKNLEKKETEYMRLQRHKMGVDDFELLTIIGRGAFGEVRLCKEKTTGHVYAMKKLKKSEMLRRGQVEHVKAERNLLAEVDSSYIVKLYFSFQDEEYLYLIMEYLPGGDMMTLLMRKDTLTEDVARFYVAETVLAIESIHKHNYIHRDIKPDNLLLDRNGHMKLSDFGLCKPLDSSSFPNLNEPDYSTGRNVKHVLDDKRSNVSPAPRRTQQEQLQHWQKNRRMLAYSTVGTPDYIAPEVLLKRGYGMECDWWSLGAIMYEMLVGYPPFYSEDPMSTCRKIVNWRNHLKFPEEAKLSPEAKDLISRLLCNVEHRLGTKGAHEIKAHPWFKGIHWERLYQMEAAFKPEVNDELDTQNFEKFEETSGSVQTSSKSGPWRKMLPSKDVNFVGYTYKNFEIVNDDGVSGIAELKKKSNKPKRPTIKSLFDMDTSATPNQPVQGSFLKLLPTQMEVPESLESSSQSSSSSLDQPQSRNR from the exons ATGGATGCCGCTAGAAACTGGTTTCATAAATTGCAACCTAGAGGGGAGAAACTCAAGCCTGGAACGGCGAAGAAGGAAGCAGGAAGTGCCAAGGATATGCAGAAGCCTCCGGTTGATGAGGCACCTTCGAACATCACGAAGCAGAAGGTAGCTGCCGCAAAGCAATATATCGAGAACCATTACAAGGCCCAGATGAAGTCCTTGCAAGATCGAAAGGAGAG GCGCTGGATCCTGGAGAGGAAGCTTGCTGCTGCAGAAGTTTCTGAAGAAGAGCAGCACAATTTGCTGAAGAATTTAGAGAAAAAAGAAACAGAATATATGCGTCTTCAAAGGCATAAAATGGGAGTGGATGATTTCGAACTTCTGACCATTATTGGCAGAGGGGCATTTGGAGAG GTCAGACTTTGTAAAGAGAAAACAACTGGGCATGTATATGCAATGAAAAAACTTAAAAAGTCTGAAATGCTTCGTAGGGGTCAG GTGGAGCATGTGAAAGCTGAAAGAAACTTGCTTGCAGAGGTGGATAGTTCTTACATTGTCAAACTCTACTTTTCTTTTCAAGACGAAGAATATTTATATCTTATCATGGAGTATCTTCCTGGGGGTGACATGATGACTTTACTCATGCGTAAGGATACATTGACAGAGGACGTGGCCAGATTTTATGTTGCAGAAACAGTATTAGCTATTGAATCCATTCATAAACATAATTACATTCACAG ggacatcaaaccagacaaCTTATTGTTAGATCGAAATGGTCACATGAAGCTATCAGATTTTGGGTTGTGCAAACCTCTGGATAGTAGTAGTTTTCCCAATCTTAATGAGCCTGATTATTCAACAGGAAGAAATGTGAAGCATGTTCTGGATGATAAGCGATCTAATGTCTCTCCTGCTCCTAGGCGTACTCAACAGGAACAATTGCAACACTGGCAAAAGAACAGAAGGATGTTG GCTTACTCAACTGTTGGCACACCTGATTACATTGCTCCAGAAGTTCTGCTTAAGAGAGGATATGGAATGGAGTGTGACTG GTGGTCTCTTGGAGCAATTATGTACGAGATGCTTGTGGGTTACCCACCATTTTATTCTGAAGATCCAATGTCAACATGTAGAAAG ATTGTAAATTGGAGAAACCACTTAAAGTTTCCTGAAGAGGCTAAGCTCTCACCTGAAGCTAAAGATCTTATCAGCAGgcttctgtgcaatgtagaacataGACTTGGGACAAAGGGTGCTCATGAAATAAAG GCACATCCATGGTTTAAAGGCATTCATTGGGAGAGACTATACCAGATGGAAGCTGCTTTCAAACCAGAGGTTAATGATGAGTTGGACACTCAAAATTTTGAGAAGTTTGAGGAG ACTTCAGGTTCAGTTCAAACTTCTTCAAAATCTGGCCCGTGGAGAAAG ATGCTTCCATCTAAGGATGTCAACTTTGTGGGTTATAcgtacaaaaattttgaaattgtaAATGACGATGGAGTTTCGGGGATTG CTGAGCTAAAGAAAAAGAGTAATAAGCCAAAGAGGCCAACGATCAAATCATTATTTG ACATGGATACAAGTGCTACTCCAAATCAGCCCGTCCAAGGAAGTTTTCTCAAACTGTTACCTACACAGATGGAGGTACCTGAAAGCCTCGAGTCATCCTCTCAGTCCAGCAGTTCTTCTCTGGATCAACCCCAATCTCGAAATAGATAG
- the LOC103983309 gene encoding protein REBELOTE, with amino-acid sequence MAKKLGKKARKFAKKNLPSVMKRQRKLNSMFKKKSAPRRLKVSNEVFLEESNKSKNVQQTHGDHEGMILDEAVYNNDLGDLFHQDDYDLAEDASVSDGYISEDPECPYISESEDEICSEEKSDDAPILLQNREIYQEIAKQKRKLDKLCVKDPQFSKFLENRRSDLHKSKSEEIYSDEEGDANSADDDGIRESETSLSGKVLTSSTLDVWCWMVMEQPNSSTFSSLLYGFRAACHYGVDSDEVSQQKIANREVFSKLLTFILQEAHGIFCRLLGISGSMNKENLLKTTKNSEWKSVRPLIKSYLRSSLFLLNQEMDNQILMFVISQLRLSIMFFAAFPSLAKRLIKRSIHLWATGDENLSACSFFIIRDIASKFSSDYLDICLMRTYRAFIANCKFMDPANLKHIKFLMHSIVEIYSLDIQKSSQKVLVSVQQLASILRQALKIKKKEELKKIHSWQYINCISVWVEFVSCNFKNYDLQPLLVLIIEIIRGIAHLFSGPRYSPLRFKCVKILNQLSLSSGVFIPIASLLFDCLEHRGNINVDRTQRSHVDFSSLLKAPKQLLKSRDFHEESILTAIQLLSEHFSQWSYHISFPELTTIPLILLKRFHENTTLESVRRTVKRLMDQAQQNSEFIQRKRDEVSFSPEDQSSVDSFLQLEKNDKSAPFGRFYASTRHTSISQNMIH; translated from the exons ATGGCGAAGAAATTGGGGAAGAAGGCCAGGAAGTTCGCCAAGAAGAACCTCCCGTCCGTTATGAAGAGGCAGCGCAAGCTTAACTCCATGTTCAAGAAGAAATCCGCTCCCCGTAGATTGAAAG TAAGCAACGAGGTTTTCCTTGAAGAGAGCAATAAGTCGAAAAACGTTCAGCAGACTCACGG agATCATGAAGGGATGATCCTAGATGAAGCTGTTTACAACAATGATCTTGGGGAcctatttcatcaagatgattaTGATTTGGCTGAGGATGCTTCAGTTAGTGATGGATATATATCTGAG GACCCTGAATGCCCTTACATTTCGGAAAGTGAAGACGAGATATGTTCTGAAG AAAAGAGTGATGATGCTCCTATTCTGCTACAAAACAGGGAAATCTATCAAGAGATTGCAAAGCAGAAGCGTAAATTAGATAAGCTGTGTGTCAAG GACCCACAATTTTCAAAATTCCTTGAAAATCGAAGATCTGACCTCCACAAGTCCAAAAGCGAAGAAATT TATTCAGATGAAGAAGGTGATGCTAATAGTGCTGATGACGATGGCATAAGAGAAAGTGAAACTTCACTTAGTGGCAAGGTTCTTACAAGCTCGACTTTAGATGTTTGGTGTTGGATGGTTATGGAACAGCCAAATAGTTCTACATTCTCTAGCCTGCTTTATGGCTTCCGTGCTGCTTGTCATTATGGGGTGGACTCTGATGAAGTTTCACAACAGAAGATTGCAAATAGAGAGGTTTTCTCTAAGCTTCTGACATTCATTCTTCAAGAAGCACATGGTATTTTCTGTAGGCTCTTGGGAATTTCGGGTTCGATGAATAAAGAAAACTTGTTGAAGACAACAAAAAACTCCGAGTGGAAATCTGTGAGACCACTGATCAAGTCATATCTGAGGAGTTCACTCTTCCTTTTGAATCAGGAAATGGACAACCAGATTCTTATGTTTGTCATATCTCAGCTCAGGTTGTCAATTATGTTCTTTGCTGCTTTCCCATCACTGGCAAAGAGGTTGATTAAG CGATCCATACATTTGTGGGCTACAGGCGATGAGAATCTCTCTGCGTGTTCATTTTTTATTATACGGGACATTGCTTCAAAGTTTTCCTCCGACTACCTTGATATATGCCTGATGAGAACATATCGAGCTTTCATAGCAAATTGCAAGTTTATGGACCCCGCAAATCTGAAGCATATTAAATTTCTGATGCACTCTATAGTGGAAATTTATTCCTTAGATATTCAAAAATCATCTCAGAAGGTGCTTGTCTCCGTGCAGCAGCTCGCAAGTATCTTAAGACAGGCTCTTAAGATAAAGAAAAAG GAGGAACTCAAAAAGATACATAGCTGGCAGTACATTAACTGCATCAGTGTATGGGTTGAGTTTGTTTCTTGTAACTTCAAGAATTATGACCTACAGCCATTGCTTGTTTTGATTATTGAAATTATAAGGGGGATAGCTCACTTGTTTTCTGGGCCACGTTATTCGCCTTTAAGGTTTAAATGCGTGAAAATACTCAATCAGCTCTCTCTTTCCAGTGGAGTTTTTATTCCTATTGCATCCTTGCTCTTCGACTGCCTAGAACATAGAGGAAATATCAATGTAGACAGAACACAGAGAAGTCATGTTGACTTTTCTTCCTTATTGAAG GCACCCAAACAACTGCTCAAATCACGAGACTTTCATGAGGAGAGTATTCTTACAGCTATTCAGTTGCTTTCAGAGCATTTTTCTCAATGGAGCTATCATATATCTTTTCCTGAATTAACAACCATTCCACTGATTCTCCTGAAGAGATTCCATGAGAATACAACTCTTGAAAGTGTTCGTCGTACTGTTAAGCGTTTGATGGACCAG GCTCAGCAGAACAGTGAATTCATTCAGAGAAAAAGAGATGAGGTTTCATTTTCACCAGAGGATCAATCATCAGTTGATAGCTTTCTTCAG CTCGAAAAGAATGACAAGAGTGCTCCGTTTGGTCGGTTCTACGCCAGCACACGACATACTTCAATCTCCCAGAACATGATTCATTGA